The window CGCGGCCTGGCCCATTCGGCGCTGGACGCCGATGCGCGCCGCAACGATCCCGCCAGGCTGCGCGGCATCCGTCCGCGCACCCTCGACCTCAGGCCGTTCGACACCGTCTGGCTGGGCTCGCCGGTGTGGTTCTACAGCCCCGCGCCGCCGATCTGGGCCTTCGTCGAGCACAACCGCTTCGACGGCCAGCGCGTGGTGCTGTTCAACACCTACAACAGCAATATCGGCGACGACCAGATCGCCGCGTTCAAGGCGCGGGTGATGGCGCGCGGCGCGGCGTCGTTCGAGCACCGCGCCCTGCTGCGCGGACGCATGACCCGGCAGATCGGCCCGGACGAGATGCTGCGCCGGATCGATGCCGACTGGCTGGCGGGGGACGCGGTACGCGCGCCGCTTACAGCAAGAACACCCGCACCCGCCGCCCCTTGATCTTCCCCGCGCGCAGCTTCTCCAGCGCGCCCTTCGCCTGCTTGCGCGCGATGGCGACGTAGCTGCGGGTGGGAAACACGTCGATCTTGCCGATGGCGTCCTTGTGCAGCCCGGCCTCGCCGGTGAGCGCGCCGACGATGTCGCCGGGGCGCAGTTTGTCGGTGCGGCCGGCGTCGATGCGCAGCGTCGCCATCGCCGCCTGCGGCACGCCGCGTGGTTTGCCGTCCTGCGGGGCGATGCGCTGGTAATGGATCGGTTCGCCGCCTTGGCGTTCCTCGATCAGCGCGGCGCGGTTGCGTTCGTTCTGCGCGACCAGGCTGAGCGCCAATCCGTCGCGACCGGCGCGACCGGTGCGGCCGATGCGATGCAGGTAGGTGTCGGCATCGGTCGGCAGCTCATAGTTCACCACCGCGCCGATGTCGTCGATGTCGAGGCCGCGCGCGGCCACATCGCTGGCAACCAGCACGTTGCAGCTGCGGTTGGCGAAGCGCACCAGCACTTCCTCGCGGTCGCGCTGCTCCATGTCGCCGTGCAGGGCCAGCGCGTCGAAGCCGTAGTGCGCTAGCGAGCCGACCACTTCCTCGGTGTCGCGGCGCATGTTGCAGAACACCACCGTCGATTCCGGGTTGAACTGCAGCAGCAGCGTGGCCAATTGCGGCGCGCGGCGGGTGGGGTCGGCCTCGAAGAACAGGCTGCGGATGCTGGGCGGCTGCGCGCCGCCTTCGACGCTGACTTCCGCCGGTTCGCGCAGCATCGCTTTCGCCAGCGTGCGGATCGAGTCGGGGAAGGTCGCCGAGAACAGCAGGCTTTGCCGCACCTTCGGCATGCGCTTGACCAGCGCGCGGATCGGCTCCTCGAAGCCCATGTCGAGCATGCGGTCGGCTTCGTCCAGCACCAGCGTCTTGATGCCGCGCAGGTCGAGCGCGCCTTTCTCCACCAGTTCCAGCACCCGCCCCGGCGTGCCCACCACGACCTGCGGCGCGTGCGTCAGCGAGGCCAGCTGCGGCGCCAGGGGGATGCCGCCGCACAGCACCGACAGCTTCAGGTTGGCGATGCCGGTGGCGAGTTTGCGCAGGTGCTTGCCGACCTGGTCGGCGAGTTCGCGGGTGGGGCAGAGCACCAGTGCCTGGGTGCCGCCGGCCGCGGCGTCGATCTTCTGCAGCAGGCCGAGGCCGAACGCCGCGGTCTTGCCGCTGCCGGTGGGCGCCTGCGCGATCAGGTCGCGGCCGTCCAGCACGGCGGGCAGCGCCTGCGCCTGGATGGGGGTGAGGGTGGTGTAGCCGAGCGCGTCGAGGCCCGGTCGCAGGGCGGGATCGAGGGCGAGGTCGGCGAAGGTGGTGGGCGTGGTCATGGCCCATGATCGCAGCTGCGGCCGGAGGCGTGGGCATCGGCGGCGGACGGACGGGCATGGCCGGGCGACGGGCAGTGGCTACACTGGCGCCGGGTCGAGCGCGGAGGGGGCGTGATGCGGACCATCATCCTGGGGCTGGTCGCCTGGCTGCTGTGCGCGCTGGCGCCGGCGCAGGCGCAAACCACCGTCAAGCTGCTCGGCACCTTTCCCGAGGGCGGCGACATCGCGGTGCCCACCGGCGAAACCGTGTACGTGCGGGTCGCCTACGACGCGCCGAAGCCGATCCGCATCTGGGTGCGCCCGTACTACCAGGGCAAGGAAGTCAGCGCGGGCAGCGGGCCGTCGCTGCTGTACCGGGGTCAGGGCGAACTGCTGGGCTTCTTCTTCCTCACCAAACCGGGCCATGTCGACGAACTGCGGGTGACCGCGGGCGACGGCAGCGTCGGCGGCACCCCGGAAATCGCACGCTGGCCGATCCGCGTGTCCGCGTATTCGAACGCGCCGCCGGTGCCGCCGGCGCCGGCTTGGCTGGCGCGGCTGCGCGACGAGCACAACCAGGCCATGCACGAGCAGATGCAGTCCGGCGCCGGCGCGCCGCCGAGCGCGGCGGCCATCGGCCTTTTCGGCGGCTTCATGCTGGTCTTTTTCGCCCTGGCCGTCGCCGGGCTGGCCTGGCCCGCGTGGGCGACGTGGCGCTGGCGCGGCAAGTGGCGCTGGTGGGCGGCGGCGACGCTGGCGGTGTACGTGGTGCATCTGCTCCAGATCGGCTTCGACGTCGCCCGCGATTCCACCTCGCACAACCTGCTGCCGTTCGAGCTGATCCTGTTCGGCGGCGGCTGCGTGCTGGCGATGGCGGCGTTCGCGACGCTGCGCTGGTGGGAGCGCCGGCGGCAGGCCGAATGAGGGCGGGGCGGGCCAGTCGCGGTTCAGGCGCGGCCTGCCAGCCTCGGCCGGACTTCGCCGGCCGCGCCGCATGACCCACGCCCCTCGCGTTCGCACACGGATCGTCGCACTCGGCTTGGGCATCGCCCTGCTGTGCGGCGGCTGCGGGGACGACGGCAGGCGCACGCCGGAGCAGGTGCATGCGGACCTGATGCGCAGGCTGCCGGTCACGCTGCACGACCGCGAAGGCTGGGCCCGCGACGTCCAGGCCGCGTTCGCCGCGCAGCGCATCGAGCCTTCGACCGCCAACCTGTGCGCCGCGCTGGCGGTGGTGGAGCAGGAATCGACCTATCGCGCCGACCCGCCAGTGCCGGGGCTCGGCGGCATCGCCATCGCCGAGATCAAGCGCCGTGCCGCCGCCCGCCACGTGCCGGCGTTCGCGGTGGACGCCGCGCTGACGCTGCGTTCGCCGGACGGCCGCAGCTATGCGCAGCGGTTGCAGGCGATGCGCACCGAGCGCGAATTGAGCGAGCTGTTCGAGGAGATGGTGGCGCGGCTGCCGCTGGGCAGCGGCCGGCTGCTGGCCGGGCTGAACCCGGTGCGCACCGGCGGGCCGATGCAGGTGCGGGTGGATTTCGCCGAACGCAACGCGCGCGGCTATCCGTATGCAGTGGACGGTTCGATCCGCCACGAGGTGTTCAGCCGGCGCGGCGGCCTGTACTTCGGCATCCGCCACCTGTTCGGCTATCCGGCGCAGTACGACAGGCCGCTGTACCGCTTCGCCGACTTCAACGCCGGCTGGTACGCCAGCCGCAACGCCGCGTTCCAGCAGGCGGCGGCGATCGCCAGCGGGACGAGGCTGGCGCGCGACGGCGACCTGCTCGCGCCCGATGCGCCGATGGACGCGCCCGGCGCCACCGAGACGGCGCTGCGCGGCATCGCGCCCGCGCTGGGCATGGACGCCGCCGCGATCCGCCGGGATCTCGGCAAGGAGCGCAGCGCTTCGTTCGCGGAGACGGATCTCTACCGCCGCGTGTTCGCCATCGCCGACGGCAAGGGCGCGGGCCGGCCGGTGCCGCGCGCGCGGGTGCCGGACATCGCGCTGTCCAGCCCCAAGATCACCCGCAAGCTGACCACGGCCTGGTTCGCCAGCCACGTCGAGGCGCGCTGGAAGGCGTGCATGGCGCGTTGAGCCGGGCTCAGCAGCGCAGCGAACGCATCGTCGCCGAGGATTCGCGGATGGCGTCGAGGATCTTTTCCTTGTGCGCGTCCGCGGTGTCTTCCAGGCCCACGTTGTCCTGCTCCAGCACGCGCTCGGCGCGGTAGCTGGAGCGCACCAGCGGGCCGGACACGGCTTCGAGGAAACCCTTGGACAGCGCCAGCTCGCGATAGGCGTGGAACTCGTCGGGGCTCACGAAGCGCTCCACCGGCAAATGGTTCTTGGTCGGGCGCATGTACTGGCCCATCGTCACCACGTCCACGTCGGCGGCGCGGATGTCGTCCAGCGCCTGCTCGATCTCGGCGTCGGTTTCGCCCAGGCCCAGCATCAGGCTGGTCTTGGTGATGGTGTCGGGGGCGTGGCGCTTGGCGAACTTCAGCACGTCGAGCGTCTGCCGGTAGCCGGCGCGCGGATCGCGCACGGGGTGGGTCAGGCGCTCCACCGTTTCCAGGTTCTGGGCGAAGGTGGCGAGGCCGGCGTCCAGCACCGTGGCGACGAGGTCGAGCTTGCCCTGGAAGTCCGGCGTCAGCGCTTCCACCGCCGTCTCCGGCATGCGCAGGTGGATGGCGCGGATGCAGTTGGCGTAGTGCTGCGCGCCGAGGTCCGGCAGGTCGTCGCGGTCCACCGAGGTCAGCACCACGTACTTCAGGCCCATCAGTGCCACCGCGTCGGCCACGTGGGCCGGCTCCAGCGGATCCAGCCAGCCCTTCGGGTTGCCGGTGTTGACCGAGCAGAACTTGCAGGCGCGTGTGCACACCGAGCCCATCAGCATCAGCGTGGCGGTGCCGCGCTCCCAGCATTCGGCGATGTTGGGGCACTTGGACTCGGCGCAGACCGTGGACAGCTTGTGCGAGGTCACGATGTCCATGACTTCGCGGTACTTGGCGCCGTTGGGCAGGCGCACGCGCAGCCACGGCGGCTTGGGGCCGGCGTCGGGCACCGAGCTCAGCGCATTGGGCTTCATGCCGTCCAGCACCGCGAGCGTGCCCTGGTGG is drawn from Thermomonas brevis and contains these coding sequences:
- a CDS encoding flavodoxin family protein: MLKWIAVAAGVLLLAAGMVPLAIIWIESRQARQAGGMEPHVASAQPARRGAVVVYFSRSGNTALAARHIANRLDADLHALEVPEYALGLRGLAHSALDADARRNDPARLRGIRPRTLDLRPFDTVWLGSPVWFYSPAPPIWAFVEHNRFDGQRVVLFNTYNSNIGDDQIAAFKARVMARGAASFEHRALLRGRMTRQIGPDEMLRRIDADWLAGDAVRAPLTARTPAPAAP
- the dbpA gene encoding ATP-dependent RNA helicase DbpA, whose product is MTTPTTFADLALDPALRPGLDALGYTTLTPIQAQALPAVLDGRDLIAQAPTGSGKTAAFGLGLLQKIDAAAGGTQALVLCPTRELADQVGKHLRKLATGIANLKLSVLCGGIPLAPQLASLTHAPQVVVGTPGRVLELVEKGALDLRGIKTLVLDEADRMLDMGFEEPIRALVKRMPKVRQSLLFSATFPDSIRTLAKAMLREPAEVSVEGGAQPPSIRSLFFEADPTRRAPQLATLLLQFNPESTVVFCNMRRDTEEVVGSLAHYGFDALALHGDMEQRDREEVLVRFANRSCNVLVASDVAARGLDIDDIGAVVNYELPTDADTYLHRIGRTGRAGRDGLALSLVAQNERNRAALIEERQGGEPIHYQRIAPQDGKPRGVPQAAMATLRIDAGRTDKLRPGDIVGALTGEAGLHKDAIGKIDVFPTRSYVAIARKQAKGALEKLRAGKIKGRRVRVFLL
- a CDS encoding DUF1615 domain-containing protein, which translates into the protein MTHAPRVRTRIVALGLGIALLCGGCGDDGRRTPEQVHADLMRRLPVTLHDREGWARDVQAAFAAQRIEPSTANLCAALAVVEQESTYRADPPVPGLGGIAIAEIKRRAAARHVPAFAVDAALTLRSPDGRSYAQRLQAMRTERELSELFEEMVARLPLGSGRLLAGLNPVRTGGPMQVRVDFAERNARGYPYAVDGSIRHEVFSRRGGLYFGIRHLFGYPAQYDRPLYRFADFNAGWYASRNAAFQQAAAIASGTRLARDGDLLAPDAPMDAPGATETALRGIAPALGMDAAAIRRDLGKERSASFAETDLYRRVFAIADGKGAGRPVPRARVPDIALSSPKITRKLTTAWFASHVEARWKACMAR
- the lipA gene encoding lipoyl synthase; this encodes MSTPSPSRPASGSKIVSPHQGTLAVLDGMKPNALSSVPDAGPKPPWLRVRLPNGAKYREVMDIVTSHKLSTVCAESKCPNIAECWERGTATLMLMGSVCTRACKFCSVNTGNPKGWLDPLEPAHVADAVALMGLKYVVLTSVDRDDLPDLGAQHYANCIRAIHLRMPETAVEALTPDFQGKLDLVATVLDAGLATFAQNLETVERLTHPVRDPRAGYRQTLDVLKFAKRHAPDTITKTSLMLGLGETDAEIEQALDDIRAADVDVVTMGQYMRPTKNHLPVERFVSPDEFHAYRELALSKGFLEAVSGPLVRSSYRAERVLEQDNVGLEDTADAHKEKILDAIRESSATMRSLRC